A genome region from Brassica oleracea var. oleracea cultivar TO1000 chromosome C2, BOL, whole genome shotgun sequence includes the following:
- the LOC106324042 gene encoding uncharacterized protein LOC106324042 — MPLSPDPYFMDIEVNVVHDSPVHRDHPAAPDDPPKWSYDQTPVHMPLSPDPYFMDIEVNVVHDSPVHRDHPAAPASPAAHIPPAPATPIPAAQPEPAPTDPAVIALLEQMAESVNFQHQALNAQRDAQRDAQRDAQRNAQRAQPGPVPTTSHPDFLKIVMIMKNLGTKHYKGGTDPFEADAWLHNLEQNFAATSCPEEFKKDVAVYYLEKDAISWWLCVERNFGDFDLCWADFRTTFVRKYFPPEARDRLEIKFMELVQGGLYIRKYEVEFTRLRKYVHYGRQDEMMIIRKFLRGLNPNIRSRLETVEFHRLVDLVERAVNVEEAIAAERASSSNSAQPRRPSVTFHPQPYSAMQRGRGALTCFTCGQLGHVRRDCPNVGQFQPAVPSHITCFTCGERGHYATSCPRTHLAQPVLSSARPVGPVNPPLPLPPAKRPAIAGRAYDLELPGPSGPGPPQGPISGTFLMGGISAHILFDSGATHSFVAPEVASRFDEEFTKVNLSIPVLTPRDQVLETEGCILRVPIIIQDMVFPVHLLVLPLERYEVILGMDWLSSYRAHLDCGRGKIVFERDTQTPLAYHGVVPSVGVSLVSALRIENLLEKGEEVYLVTLVAGPVEDEKEENMEEIPVVREYEDVFKALEGLPPSRSNPFSITLEPGSAAIAKAPY, encoded by the exons ATGCCTTTGTCTCCAGACCCGTACTTCATGGACATCGAGGTGAATGTGGTACACGATAGTCCAGTGCACAGAGATCATCCCGCAGCTCCTGATGACCCGCCTAAATGGTCATATGATCAGACACCAGTGCACATGCCTTTGTCTCCAGACCCGTACTTCATGGACATCGAGGTGAATGTGGTACACGATAGTCCAGTGCACAGAGATCATCCCGCAGCTCCTGCATCTCCTGCCGCTCATATTCCACCAGCCCCTGCCACACCTATTCCAGCAGCACAACCTGAACCAGCGCCAACTGATCCAGCTGTAATAGCACTTCTAGAACAGATGGCTGAGAGTGTGAATTTTCAACATCAAGCACTGAATGCACAGCGTGACGCACAGCGTGACGCACAGCGTGACGCACAGCGTAACGCACAGCGTGCTCAGCCAGGTCCAGTACCTACCACTTCTCATCCAGACTTCCTGAAGATAGTCATGATTATGAAGAACTTGGGGACCAAGCATTACAAGGGAGGCACTGATCCCTTTGAAGCTGATGCGTGGCTTCACAATCTCGAGCAGAACTTTGCTGCAACCAGTTGTCCAGAAGAATTCAAGAAGGACGTGGCTGTTTACTATCTAGAGAAGGACGCCATCAGTTGGTGGTTATGTGTAGAGAGGAACTTTGGAGACTTCGATCTGTGTTGGGCTGACTTCCGCACAACGTTCGTTCGAAAGTACTTCCCACCGGAGGCCCGTGATCGTTTGGAGATTAAGTTCATGGAGCTAGTTCAGGGAGGATTATATATTAGGAAGTATGAGGTAGAGTTCACCCGCCTCAGGAAGTATGTCCACTATGGTCGGCAGGACGAGATGATGATTATCCGTAAGTTCCTTCGAGGACTTAACCCAAATATCAGGAGCAGACTTGAGACAGTAGAGTTTCATAGGCTTGTTGATCTTGTTGAGCGTGCTGTGAACGTTGAGGAGGCCATTGCTGCTGAGAGAGCTTCTTCTAGCAATTCCGCACAACCTAGACGTCCATCTGTTACGTTCCATCCTCAGCCGTATTCTGCTATGCAGCGAGGACGAGGAGCCCTGACTTGTTTCACTTGTGGCCAGCTGGGCCATGTTAGGCGAGATTGTCCGAACGTGGGACAGTTCCAACCGGCTGTACCATCTCACATCACTTGTTTCACGTGTGGAGAGCGAGGACATTACGCGACATCATGTCCGCGCACTCATCTTGCTCAGCCTGTTCTTTCGAGTGCTCGACCCGTTGGACCAGTTAACCCACCTTTACCCTTACCTCCTGCTAAGCGTCCAGCCATTGCTGGTAGGGCTTACGATTTAGAGTTACCAGGACCATCCGGACCCGGACCACCTCAGGGTCCGATTTCAG GGACTTTTCTTATGGGTGGAATATCTGCCCATATCCTTTTCGATTCGGGAGCAACACATAGTTTTGTAGCTCCCGAAGTAGCATCTAGATTTGATGAAGAATTCACTAAGGTGAATTTATCCATTCCCGTTCTAACTCCCAGAGATCAAGTTCTTGAAACTGAAGGATGTATTCTAAGAGTTCCAATCATTATCCAAGATATGGTTTTTCCGGTTCATTTGTTAGTTCTCCCATTAGAGAGGTACGAGGTAATCTTAGGGATGGATTGGCTGTCAAGTTACCGAGCTCACCTTGATTGTGGTCGAGGGAAGATTGTTTTCGAGAGAGATACCCAAACCCCTTTAGCTTACCATGGCGTAGTACCAAGTGTTGGAGTGTCATTAGTATCAGCCTTGAGAATTGAAAACCTGTTGGAGAAGGGTGAAGAAGTGTACTTAGTGACCTTGGTTGCTGGACCAGTAGAAGACGAGAAAGAGGAGAACATGGAAGAAATACCAGTAGTCAGAGAATATGAGGACGTGTTTAAGGCATTAGAGGGATTGCCGCCGTCTAGGAGTAACCCCTTTAGTATAACCTTAGAACCCGGATCAGCTGCAATAGCAAAGGCACCATACTGA